The proteins below are encoded in one region of Flavobacteriales bacterium:
- the mutS gene encoding DNA mismatch repair protein MutS yields MKQYNAIKAKYPDALLLFRVGDFYETFGEDAIRASRVLGIVLTKRANGKASHIELAGFPHHSLETYLPKLVRAGHRVAICDQLEDPKQAIGIVKRGVTELVTPGVSFNDNVLEQRSNNFLCSLHFSPTNIGIAFLDISTGEFLVARGNELYIKKLIKNFEPSEVLFRKSYRSQFHEMFGDGHCTFTMEDWVYTVQFGTETLNNHFGTKNLKGFGISHLEEGIVAAGAALQYLSDTQHNKTEHINSLSRIEEEKYMWVDGFTAANLEILRPNQRDGKCLIDILDKTQTPMGSRMMKRWVSFPLKEKTLITKRLESVDKLLRSESVRRQLAQSLNNISDLERLASKLSTGRVNPRELLSLGRSLAEIPSVIETIAELKSHGLSEITSLINPCSHALDTIATSISEEASININKGSVIKSGFSLELDQLRSLAYSGKDYLVGIQKRESEATGITSLKIGFNNVFGYFLEATNAHKDKIPESWVRKQTLVNCERYITEELKEYEEKILGAEEKIQALETRLYQEVAATLGKYVISLQQNATLLAQIDCLLSFAEVSDANHYVQPKFTDESIIQIQDGRHPVIEKSLPIGESYVSNDVYLNNQTQQILVITGPNMSGKSALLRQTALISIMAQMGCFVPAKSATLGIVDKVFSRVGASDNIAQGESTFMVEMNEAASILNNMTSQSLVILDEIGRGTSTYDGISIAMAIVEFMHEGNKANPNVLFATHYHELNELETRLERVKNFNVSVKEVGKKVLFLRKLVPGGTEHSFGIHVAKMAGMPSTVVNRAKELLLKLEESHVTGAKKSKSSKTTSVDNMQLSFFQLDDPVLEQIKEEIEEIDIDTLTPVEALLKLHEIKKVLGSRK; encoded by the coding sequence CTCGCGTTTTGGGAATTGTCCTTACAAAGCGGGCAAATGGGAAGGCTTCTCACATAGAATTGGCAGGATTTCCGCATCATTCTTTGGAAACCTACCTACCAAAATTGGTTCGTGCGGGGCACAGAGTTGCAATCTGCGATCAACTCGAAGACCCTAAACAGGCGATAGGAATTGTAAAACGTGGCGTAACGGAATTGGTAACTCCTGGCGTTTCCTTTAACGATAATGTTCTAGAACAGCGGTCAAACAACTTTCTGTGCAGCTTGCATTTCAGTCCAACGAATATTGGCATCGCCTTCCTCGACATTTCCACCGGAGAATTTCTCGTTGCTCGAGGGAATGAATTGTACATCAAAAAGCTGATCAAGAACTTTGAGCCGAGCGAGGTGCTTTTTAGAAAAAGTTATCGTAGCCAGTTTCATGAAATGTTCGGTGACGGTCATTGCACATTCACCATGGAAGATTGGGTTTACACCGTTCAGTTTGGAACAGAAACGCTCAATAATCACTTTGGAACAAAAAACCTGAAGGGATTTGGCATCTCTCATCTAGAAGAGGGAATAGTTGCAGCAGGAGCAGCTTTACAGTACTTGTCGGATACTCAGCATAATAAAACCGAGCACATCAATTCCCTTTCAAGGATCGAAGAGGAAAAATACATGTGGGTTGATGGGTTTACCGCTGCCAACTTAGAAATTCTTCGGCCCAACCAACGCGATGGAAAGTGCCTGATTGACATTCTGGACAAGACCCAAACTCCAATGGGTTCTCGAATGATGAAACGTTGGGTTTCTTTTCCTTTAAAAGAGAAAACGCTGATTACCAAAAGGCTTGAAAGTGTTGACAAACTCCTTCGGTCGGAAAGTGTCAGAAGACAACTTGCTCAAAGTCTGAACAACATTTCTGACCTAGAGCGATTGGCATCCAAGTTATCTACTGGTCGGGTAAATCCTCGCGAACTATTGTCTCTAGGACGATCACTCGCTGAAATCCCTTCAGTTATTGAAACGATAGCTGAACTTAAAAGCCATGGCCTTTCGGAAATAACCAGCCTCATCAATCCGTGTTCGCATGCTTTGGATACCATTGCTACAAGTATCTCGGAAGAAGCGTCAATTAACATTAACAAAGGTTCCGTAATAAAAAGTGGCTTCTCCTTAGAATTGGATCAATTACGAAGCCTCGCTTATTCTGGCAAAGACTACTTGGTTGGAATCCAGAAACGAGAATCTGAAGCAACTGGAATCACGAGCTTGAAAATCGGATTCAATAACGTTTTCGGGTACTTTCTAGAAGCTACCAACGCACACAAAGACAAGATTCCCGAAAGCTGGGTCAGAAAGCAGACGCTCGTAAATTGCGAACGCTACATTACCGAAGAACTAAAGGAATACGAGGAGAAAATACTTGGTGCTGAAGAGAAGATACAAGCGCTTGAAACACGGCTTTATCAAGAAGTTGCGGCCACTTTGGGGAAATACGTCATTTCGCTTCAGCAGAACGCCACGTTACTCGCACAGATCGATTGCCTGTTATCATTTGCAGAAGTTAGCGATGCCAATCATTACGTTCAACCAAAATTTACGGACGAAAGCATTATTCAAATTCAAGATGGAAGGCATCCAGTAATTGAAAAATCGCTTCCAATCGGGGAAAGCTATGTTTCGAATGACGTTTATTTGAACAACCAAACTCAGCAGATTTTGGTAATTACCGGTCCAAACATGTCTGGTAAATCCGCACTACTGAGACAAACTGCTCTTATTTCCATCATGGCCCAAATGGGTTGCTTTGTTCCAGCAAAAAGTGCCACGTTAGGAATTGTAGATAAGGTGTTCAGTCGCGTAGGAGCATCAGACAACATAGCTCAAGGTGAATCTACCTTCATGGTTGAAATGAATGAGGCGGCCAGCATCCTGAATAATATGACTTCGCAAAGCCTTGTCATATTAGATGAAATCGGTCGTGGAACAAGTACGTATGATGGAATATCCATCGCCATGGCCATTGTTGAATTCATGCACGAGGGAAACAAGGCGAATCCAAATGTGCTTTTCGCTACACACTATCATGAATTAAATGAACTGGAAACTCGCTTAGAGCGCGTTAAGAATTTCAATGTAAGTGTAAAAGAAGTTGGCAAGAAAGTTCTTTTCCTACGAAAATTGGTCCCGGGAGGAACCGAGCACAGCTTCGGAATCCATGTTGCGAAAATGGCCGGCATGCCATCTACGGTTGTTAATCGGGCAAAGGAATTACTGCTTAAACTTGAAGAATCTCACGTAACGGGAGCCAAAAAGTCGAAATCAAGCAAAACAACCTCAGTCGATAACATGCAGTTGAGTTTCTTTCAATTAGATGACCCAGTACTGGAACAGATAAAAGAAGAGATTGAAGAGATTGATATAGATACACTTACGCCAGTTGAGGCACTTCTCAAATTGCACGAAATCAAGAAAGTTTTGGGTAGTAGAAAGTGA
- a CDS encoding aminotransferase class I/II-fold pyridoxal phosphate-dependent enzyme, with product MIIDLRSDTVTRPTPQMLEFMFSAKVGDDVFGEDPTVNELQAFAAEMFGMEAALFCPSGTMTNQIAIKAHTQPGDEVICEEGAHVHYYEGGGIAFNSGASTKTLVGQRGVFTAEQVLDSLRPENVHFPRTSLVCMENTCNRGGGKIFDFHEIERIKDVCQRNKLKLHLDGARLFNAVVVENRSPKDFGNVFDSISICLSKGLGAPVGSLLIGNQPFIHQATRIRKVLGGGMRQAGFMAAAGLYALSQNVNRLQEDHVLAKSLEKSLKGCEFVSSVLEVETNIVVFKLNEGVKTPHFLEHLRNSDIYAFEVGKQRIRFVTHLNLPQDCFSIIEKALASYSSAG from the coding sequence ATGATCATCGATCTGCGTAGCGATACAGTGACGAGGCCAACACCACAAATGTTGGAGTTCATGTTCAGCGCTAAAGTTGGCGATGATGTTTTTGGTGAAGACCCGACTGTAAATGAGCTTCAAGCTTTTGCAGCGGAAATGTTTGGAATGGAAGCCGCTCTATTCTGTCCCAGCGGGACAATGACAAATCAAATCGCGATTAAAGCTCACACGCAACCAGGAGACGAAGTAATCTGTGAAGAGGGAGCACACGTTCACTATTATGAAGGCGGTGGTATTGCATTCAACTCAGGAGCCTCAACAAAAACGCTCGTTGGTCAAAGAGGAGTTTTCACTGCAGAACAAGTTTTAGATTCTCTGCGTCCTGAAAATGTCCATTTCCCAAGAACATCTTTGGTTTGCATGGAGAATACTTGTAACCGAGGAGGCGGCAAAATCTTTGACTTTCATGAGATTGAAAGAATAAAGGATGTCTGCCAAAGAAACAAGCTCAAACTTCATTTGGACGGAGCAAGGTTATTCAATGCCGTAGTAGTAGAAAACAGAAGCCCCAAAGATTTCGGAAATGTATTTGATTCCATTTCTATCTGCTTGAGCAAAGGACTGGGCGCTCCCGTTGGCTCTCTTTTAATAGGAAACCAACCATTCATTCATCAAGCCACACGGATACGGAAAGTACTTGGAGGAGGTATGCGTCAAGCCGGATTTATGGCCGCTGCTGGGCTGTATGCATTATCTCAGAATGTAAATCGGCTACAGGAAGACCATGTTCTTGCGAAAAGTCTGGAGAAGTCGTTGAAAGGTTGCGAATTCGTTTCCTCGGTCCTTGAAGTAGAAACAAATATTGTTGTGTTCAAACTGAATGAGGGCGTCAAAACGCCTCATTTCTTAGAACATCTGCGTAATTCTGACATTTACGCGTTTGAAGTTGGCAAGCAACGAATTCGTTTTGTAACGCATCTGAACCTTCCACAGGATTGTTTTTCTATTATAGAGAAGGCCTTAGCTTCTTATTCATCTGCAGGATAA
- a CDS encoding CrcB family protein: MTYALVFFGGGLGSLVRYAISVFTIKNYSGSLPLATFATNIFSCLLMAAIFSVLSKDVVDHRFVKAGLLIGFCGGFSTFSTFSYETVQLMKNGNHLVAAGNVLLSVGISLILLYKLTK; this comes from the coding sequence ATGACGTATGCTTTGGTTTTTTTTGGAGGAGGGTTAGGAAGTCTGGTTAGATATGCAATTTCAGTCTTTACAATCAAAAACTATAGTGGTTCACTTCCCCTTGCAACCTTTGCAACCAACATATTTAGTTGTCTGCTAATGGCTGCTATTTTTTCGGTGCTGTCAAAAGATGTAGTTGACCATAGATTTGTGAAGGCTGGATTGCTTATCGGGTTTTGTGGTGGCTTCAGTACGTTTTCGACATTCAGTTACGAGACAGTTCAGTTAATGAAAAACGGCAACCATTTGGTTGCCGCTGGAAACGTACTATTAAGTGTCGGAATAAGCCTGATTCTTCTTTACAAGCTGACCAAATAA
- a CDS encoding phosphatase PAP2 family protein: MYKAFGLDKTLWLVLAAAVMVVVTDQGSVHFFKEVFQRSRPCHNSDVLPFLTLINNKCGGNYGFISSHASNVFGLATFVSCLVLNKDGQALTIALFTWAAFVSFSRIYLAVHYPSDVLFGAFFGILVGYSVARITNKIGVQ; the protein is encoded by the coding sequence TTGTATAAAGCGTTTGGGCTTGATAAAACCCTTTGGTTAGTCTTAGCAGCCGCAGTAATGGTGGTGGTCACTGATCAAGGTTCTGTCCATTTTTTCAAAGAAGTGTTTCAGAGATCAAGACCTTGTCATAATTCAGACGTTTTGCCATTCCTCACTTTAATAAACAACAAGTGTGGCGGAAATTATGGGTTCATTTCATCACATGCATCCAACGTATTTGGACTCGCCACTTTTGTTAGTTGCTTGGTGCTGAATAAGGATGGCCAAGCATTGACGATTGCACTGTTTACTTGGGCTGCATTTGTTTCGTTCAGTAGGATTTACCTTGCGGTACATTATCCAAGCGATGTACTTTTTGGAGCGTTTTTTGGCATTCTTGTGGGGTATAGCGTGGCACGTATCACCAATAAAATAGGAGTACAATGA
- a CDS encoding T9SS type A sorting domain-containing protein, producing MRNWIVASCLSIVSLNLRAQVTDTLGLSQYQSGTAVLYDSPNGGYAFGTNGYHDVAKAQTYQNEATFVLKEVLMIFGNVTFESGDSSSFVRVNVYDNFGSGVLISGPADSIAPDSILSFVDLPVYSLLADGSFTVADFRFDTLVVSAGTRFSVGVDFSGVAQGDTVGLMSTTDGDAVDRYDAWELTSNGYWFVVGQAAYSWGLDVDLAIFPVIDENDPAGVSEHEDFQVSLYPNPCSNQLYFELPSNSNVATVEVFDMSGKQVNLSSVNWSNNSLDVSAIQPGMYFVQLSSKKGFWTERFIKY from the coding sequence ATGAGAAATTGGATTGTCGCTAGCTGTTTATCGATTGTATCGCTAAACCTTAGAGCTCAGGTTACTGATACCTTAGGCTTATCTCAGTATCAATCTGGAACAGCGGTGCTATATGATTCGCCAAATGGAGGATATGCATTTGGTACTAATGGATACCATGATGTTGCCAAGGCGCAAACATATCAAAATGAAGCAACTTTTGTGCTCAAGGAAGTTTTAATGATTTTCGGGAATGTGACTTTCGAATCTGGCGATTCAAGTTCTTTCGTCCGAGTAAACGTGTACGATAATTTCGGGTCAGGCGTACTGATATCTGGCCCAGCCGATTCAATAGCACCAGACAGTATTCTCAGTTTTGTGGACCTGCCTGTGTACAGTTTACTTGCAGACGGGAGTTTTACGGTTGCTGATTTCCGTTTTGATACGTTGGTTGTTTCAGCGGGCACAAGATTTTCCGTTGGTGTTGATTTTAGCGGAGTAGCGCAAGGCGACACGGTTGGCTTGATGTCCACTACCGATGGCGATGCTGTAGACAGGTATGATGCGTGGGAATTGACTTCGAATGGATACTGGTTTGTTGTTGGTCAAGCAGCGTATTCTTGGGGATTGGATGTTGATCTAGCTATTTTTCCGGTAATCGATGAAAACGACCCTGCTGGGGTTTCGGAGCATGAAGATTTTCAGGTTTCATTATACCCGAATCCGTGTAGCAATCAGTTGTATTTCGAGCTTCCTTCAAACTCGAATGTTGCAACAGTAGAGGTGTTTGATATGTCAGGAAAACAGGTGAATTTGAGCTCAGTCAACTGGAGCAATAATTCGCTGGATGTCTCAGCAATTCAGCCTGGAATGTATTTCGTCCAATTATCGTCTAAGAAAGGTTTCTGGACTGAACGTTTCATTAAGTATTAG
- a CDS encoding T9SS type A sorting domain-containing protein, whose amino-acid sequence MKHTYITILCLLSAATFSFAQKKPLTIPVQNFPEHYMESIQTGNGILPDMPAQPNNIERTSNNSVRGGSPALWQEDFGGGFPNGWGIDDVTGLNPWKWTTNGSHGYFNGNNNGGGYADPMNSTTAGNGFLICDNDSANHFNYGQPSGTTYQYLESYFVTNQIDLGASYSSLLLEFEQSFRFNNSVDLVVQVSADSVNWTSYKVQEGVDNNTASDDPDLVSVNISAAVGASQFVYLKIGWNARVYYWMIDDMKIVEGLDNDLELTKAYHGDVVNDFVYSKIPLEQASEMVVGAAVTNLGGLTQTNVTVDYEILRGGTSVASGSFTFLNDIVAADTDTAWHATNYTPDQTGDYEVFMTVSADNTDENLDNQSNSSNMEVTEFVFAHDYDESFELQVWGRDDDNGSANAYGHGSVYIPYNSGSSIYAIQAAFGSNTTTGTSIIAEVHELGSSIQDIVDSYITVFDLVPGNVNGGSGFFFTTIVLDEEVPLNAGTGYTIALQSDGGDDQLWLLSNSGNEDNSTTLYGPYGTGGATNWYNGWNHTPGLRMNLNPNIAGVDEDIEKLGFGMYPNPAANSVSFLFASESDINSITITDMNGKLVSRLAVNSSNGSKLDVDVSNLSSGVYLVSTVGTQTISSNKLIIQH is encoded by the coding sequence ATGAAACACACTTACATTACCATTCTTTGTCTGCTTAGCGCAGCAACATTTTCTTTTGCGCAAAAGAAACCGCTCACTATCCCTGTACAGAATTTTCCTGAACACTACATGGAATCAATTCAAACCGGAAACGGAATATTGCCAGATATGCCTGCACAGCCAAATAATATTGAGCGGACTTCCAATAACTCGGTTCGTGGAGGGTCACCAGCGCTGTGGCAAGAAGATTTTGGTGGAGGATTTCCAAATGGTTGGGGTATTGATGATGTTACTGGTTTGAATCCTTGGAAATGGACTACGAATGGTTCACATGGCTATTTCAATGGAAATAATAATGGTGGCGGTTATGCTGATCCGATGAATTCTACCACTGCAGGAAATGGATTCTTGATATGCGATAACGATTCGGCCAATCATTTCAATTATGGTCAACCATCTGGTACAACCTACCAATATTTGGAGTCATATTTTGTTACTAACCAAATTGACCTTGGGGCAAGCTACAGTAGTTTATTGCTAGAATTTGAGCAAAGTTTCAGATTCAATAATAGTGTTGATTTGGTAGTACAGGTTAGCGCTGATTCTGTGAATTGGACATCGTATAAGGTTCAGGAAGGAGTTGATAATAATACAGCTTCGGACGACCCGGATCTGGTAAGTGTGAATATTTCGGCTGCGGTAGGAGCTTCGCAATTCGTGTATCTTAAAATAGGTTGGAATGCACGAGTATACTACTGGATGATTGATGACATGAAAATTGTGGAAGGCTTGGATAACGATCTAGAGTTAACTAAGGCTTACCACGGAGATGTTGTGAATGATTTTGTCTATTCAAAAATACCATTGGAGCAAGCTTCCGAAATGGTTGTTGGTGCTGCAGTAACCAATTTAGGAGGTCTCACACAGACAAATGTGACAGTTGATTACGAGATTCTTCGAGGTGGAACTTCAGTAGCTTCTGGCTCGTTCACTTTTCTAAATGATATTGTAGCTGCTGATACAGACACTGCATGGCACGCAACTAATTACACACCTGACCAAACAGGTGATTATGAGGTGTTCATGACGGTTTCGGCAGATAATACTGACGAGAATTTGGACAACCAGTCTAATTCGTCAAATATGGAAGTCACTGAGTTCGTCTTTGCACATGATTATGACGAATCATTCGAGCTTCAAGTATGGGGAAGAGACGATGATAATGGATCGGCAAACGCCTACGGTCACGGAAGCGTATACATTCCTTATAACAGCGGAAGTTCTATTTATGCTATTCAAGCAGCATTCGGATCCAACACAACTACTGGAACCTCCATCATTGCAGAAGTTCATGAGTTGGGGTCAAGTATTCAGGATATCGTAGATTCATACATTACTGTTTTCGACCTTGTTCCAGGTAATGTGAATGGCGGATCGGGTTTCTTCTTCACCACCATTGTTTTAGACGAAGAAGTACCACTGAATGCAGGAACCGGTTATACGATTGCTCTTCAATCTGATGGAGGCGATGATCAACTTTGGTTGCTTTCAAACTCTGGCAATGAAGATAATAGCACTACTTTATACGGACCTTACGGAACAGGTGGCGCTACTAATTGGTACAATGGCTGGAATCACACACCTGGTTTGAGAATGAACTTGAATCCAAACATAGCAGGAGTTGATGAGGATATTGAAAAACTTGGATTCGGAATGTATCCAAATCCTGCAGCGAACTCAGTTTCTTTCTTGTTCGCATCAGAATCAGACATTAATTCAATTACCATCACGGATATGAACGGAAAGCTTGTCTCAAGACTGGCCGTCAACTCATCAAACGGAAGCAAATTGGATGTGGACGTTTCAAATCTATCATCTGGAGTTTATTTGGTCAGTACTGTTGGAACACAAACAATCAGCTCCAACAAGCTGATAATTCAACACTGA